A region of the Callithrix jacchus isolate 240 chromosome 5, calJac240_pri, whole genome shotgun sequence genome:
TAAGGGCACACCTGGAAGAGAAACGTGGAGTCACACAATCTGCGGCCTATGCCTTCCTCCAAAGAGGCTTTTGAGGGCTGCACCATTCAAAGTGAGGAAAGCGGGAGGGAGGGCTAGAGGGTTTTAGGACTTTGGATTGGATTTAGGGCGCACCCTAATCCAGGATAACCTCATCATCAtgtaatcacatctgcaaagaacctgtttctaaaaaaagtcACACCGGTGCCGGGTGGACATGAGTTTTGGGGTACActcttcagctcactgcagaggtcactggggaggtctcacagtGATGCCTGTAGAGAGATTTTGGAGGGGGACTCCTGGGGCTGAGTAAGCTCTGATCACAAATGTGATGGAAGGAGTGGCTCCTCCAGTGAAGCCTgaggatgtgccaccatgccagcctagcCCCACTGGCAGGGAAGAGGCTGGCGGGATTTCACAGCCACTGCCCGGACCCATCCAGGCTTTTGCCCTGAACTCCAGAAGGCTCCATGCTGATCCTGACTCCTAGCTTCCTGTGACACCCTCCCAGGTCCTCAGGCCTGGCCAAGGTAAACGCTTTCCCCCCAGAGCTGGTCTAGGGACCTCAGCCTTCCCTGCTGGTGCCACAGTCCCTGCATTCAAGTCACTTTGGAGCCCCTGTTCCCCACCAATTGGACCTGTAGTGCCCTGGGCAGCCCTCAGTCAAAATCCCTAAATCCACGGGAGGCCTTAGGAATGTCCATGtgcaagagaaaaggagcaggCAGGGGAATTAGCGATGTGCTCGTCTCCTGCTCAAAAATCTGCATTTGCAAGAAATAAGGTGAACAGCTCCTGATGAGGTGGTTCACCTGTTACCTGTAACCACCTGCTTAGGAACGAAAAGAAAGGCAGCTTCTCACGCGACttagcttttaatttatttttttttcttttggcagagTGAATTGGGGTCCtgagtttttctaattttgtttttgagacggagtctctctcttattgcccaggctggagtgcagtggtgcaatctcagctcactgcaacctccacctcctgggttcaagtgattctcccacctcagactcctgagtagctgggattacaggtgcacaccaccctgcccagctaatttttatattttcttagtagagactgggttttgccatgttgacaggctggtcttgaactcctggcctcaagtgacccacccacctcagccttccaaagtgctgggataacaggtgtgagtcacggcGCCCAGCCCCTCCAGACAGTCTGAAAACAGGAAACCAGCCAGCCTGCCTGTCTCACTTGGAGCTGGTTAATGCCCTGGCCTCTCCTGGGGCCTCTGACGCACCTGTCTGGAGCCCTGCGGTCACCTGGAGTCCTTGCTCTGTGGCCACAGGGAGGGTTGCTCCAGTGCCAGCAGGCTCTGGCCCCCCAAGCTGGGGAGGAGGGACAGGCTCAGTGGCTTTTGGTGAGAGCACTCAGGGTTCTCTCAGCGGGAGTGGGCTGGGCGTGGAAGGGTGGCTGGTACAGGGGTTGCCAGCTGCCTTGCCCAATGGACACCTACTGAGCTTCCTGGGAACCCAGGCCTGAGCCCTGGACAGGGATTGgagtttcttctcctctctcccacctctttcctccttctccttctcagcTCCTGGGGGCTCCGGGTCCAGCCTCATTTCAGCCAGCACGGCCTGGAGGCGGGCAGGACCTGGGCTCATGTGACTGAACCCACAAGCCCAGCCTTCCCTTGCAGCCACTGACCCAGAATCCCAAGGCTGCCAGGACTGGAGGCCCAGAGGCAGTGGTTGTGGGGCCCAAGGAGGGGGCAGGCCGGACCCACCCCACAAACAGATCTCTAAGCAGGATGTGGGCAgggaagggtggggaagggaaCCTGGGGTCCCTGCAGTGCCACGCCAGGCCCCTAAGGCCCTTCTATCCCAGGCCCTCGTCAGGCAGATCTGGGTAGGGTGAGACTGTCATAGCAGGCCAGGATGGTGAAGGAGCGAATTTCACCCCGAAATACGTGTGACCGGAAAAGCCAAACTCTAAAATATgtagaggtttattctgagcctaAAGCAGTGACCACGGCCCGAGGCACAGTCTCATTGTGTCCTGAGCACATGTGTCCCGGGTAGCTGGGTGACAGCTTGGTTTTATGGAGACATAGACCTCAATGAGTGCACGTGAGCTGTACATTGCTCATGTTCAGGAAGGCAGAACAACTCTAAGCAGAGGGTGGAGGCTTACGGGTCCTAGATGGGGCCTTACAGGTCCTAGGTGGGGCCCTTACGGGCCTTAGGTGGGGCCTTACGGGTCCTAGGTGGAGGCCTCATGGGTCCTAGGTGGGGGCCTTATGGGTCCTAGGTGAGGGGCTTATGGGTCCTGGGTGGGGTGGCCTGTGGGTCCTGGGTGGGGGACTTACGAGTCCTGGGTGGGGGACTTACGAGTCCTGGGTGGGGGGCTTACAGGTCCTGGGTGGGGGGCTTACGGGTCCTAGGTGGATTGTGGATTccaagattttctgattggcagttggttgaaagagttaggCTATTATCTAAAGATGAGTAGGAAGGGGCATCTGGTTAAGcgaaggggttgtggagaccaggGTTCTTCCTGTGGAGGTGAAGTCCCATGGGTAGCTGCTGTTAAAGACAGTACATGGCCAAGTTTCCTGTGTGGACCTTTGAAAGGTCGAGACTCTCAGCTAACCCTTCAGGATTGGGAGGGCCTGAAAGGGGAAAGAGCTCATTATGTTATAAGACATTATAACAGAGATTCCTTACAGACAGAAACGTTCCCCACAAAGGACGGCTTTGCGGGGTCTTTTCGAAATGTGGCAAACAAACGTATTTGGGGctagaataattttctttccttatttgcCATGTGATGTTATGCCGGAGTCAGGCTGGCATGCGGGATCTTCCAGtctgttggggtttttttttttttgtttttgaggcagggtctccctctccATCCCAGCTGGAGTTCAGCAGCCTGATCgcagctcagtgcagcctgggCCTGCtcgctcaagtgagcctcctgcctctacctcctgagtggctgggatgacaggtgcatgccaccatgcctggctaattttttttttggagagataagCTCttattatgtttcccaggctggtcttgaactcctgagctcaggagatcctctggcctcagcctcccaaagtgctgggttctaggcgtgagccactgtgcctggcccgtttTGTCAGGCTTAAAAGCCTGATTTTAATGTCAGTGCTGGTCATTTGTGCCTGAACTCCAAAAGGAGGAGTGCCTCTCTGGCCCCTACCTTCCTGTCATGGCCTggactagtttttcaggtttcttcgAGGACCCTTGGCCAAGAGGGAGGTCCATTCCATCACTTGGGACCTTGGAGTTTTATTTTTGGCTTGCATATGGTGCCCTGGCATGCTCTCTGCTTTCAGTCAGCAGCCACTGAAAGGTAGCAGATGCTGGAAGGGGCTCTGCTGTGATTTTAGGGCCAGCCCCACCAAGGAGACACTCAATCGCCTTCCACCCCTTCCCTGAAACCTCAGGAAAGGCGCCAGGAGCAACACAGCCTCACCTGGACAGACCCATCCCGGAGACGATGTCTCCTCTAGAGAGGGTCCCGGACTCCCCACAGTGGCTGCCGCCGCCTCCCTGGACAGGCTTCCTGGGCCTGCGTCTCCTCTCTTGGCCAACTCATCATGCCCCATCTGAGCCTCTGACATAAGCTCTGTGCCCATCTCAAAGGCTAACTGAGGGGATCCAGTGAGGGAATGTGGCCATGGCTTCAGCACAGGGCTTGGCATACTGTCCTGGGTGGACGGGATTCCCAGGGAATCCCGAAGCCAGCCGGCATCTGGCTGCAGGGatcctctcttccctcccagcCCTACTTGTCTCTGGTAACAGTGATTGGTTAGCTGCTGATGCTCCCTCACAGCAAGTCCAGATGCCATGATGCTGGGTCACAGCATAGAAAGGTTTAATCGCAGGGTCCCTGAAGGAGCCCGAAGGGAACCTCGAATCCTTCTCTGGAGGAATGTGGGGCTAGggtttgttgctgctgtttggtgtttgcttgttttgagacagggtccaggctggagttcaagggCACCATCATAGCGAAATGGGAACAATTCTCTTGTCCCCCTGGCAGGGCATGCGATGGGGGACTGGCCAGCTTCTTTGGTGCCCTGCCAGCCAGGCTTCCAGGTGGGTGGTTCCCACTGCAGCTAACCCTCTCCTGCCCGCCTGTGCTCCCGTGGACAGTTTCCACCGTGGCTAACCCTCTCCTGCCCGCCTGCACTCCCCATGGACGGTTTCCACCGTGGCCAACCCTCTTCTGCCCGCCTGCACTCACCATGGATGGCTTCCACCGTGGCTAACCCTCTCCTGCTTGCTTGTGTTCCCTGCAGCAACCAGCAGCCCCATAGTTTGCGACTCCTCTCGTTTCCTTTAACTCTGTGACCTTGCACACCCCTTCCAGGATGAGCAGCAGGGGAGAGAGGCTGAACGATGACAGGGGACTCTTAGGGCCAGCTAGATGGATGAGCTGCCGGGGTTGAGGGCTCAGTAGGGGGTTGGGGAGTGGTGAGGCTTGGGCCCATCCATCTGTTCTCTCTGTCCCGCCCAGGTGTCCCTGGGGTTCCTGTTCCACCCCTGGGCTTCTCTGGGGTCAAGtccccctccctgctccctcGCTGGGAGTTGTGCAGCATGGCGCAGCTGTGGAGCTTGGACCAGGGGTTCGAGTCACAGCCAACCTCAGAGCTCCAATCCCAGTGCCCACACTGATGCACCTCTCTTGGGGACATCAGAGCCTCTCTCCTGGCTATCTGGGGAGGCTGGTACAGAGGGAACTGGAGAGATGGGGGAAGTGAAGGGAGATAAGAGGAAGTGGAGGgagatggggggtgggggaagtggagggaggtgggggaagtggagggaggtgggggaagtggagggaggtgggaggaagtGGAGGGAGATGGAAGGAAGTGGAGGAAGGTGGGGGGAAGTGGAGGGAGGTGGGGTGAAGTagagggaggtggggggaagtggagggaggtggggggaagTGGAGGGAGATGGGGAAGTGGAGGGAGGTAGGGGaagtggagggaggtgggggaagtggagggaggtgggggaagtggagggaggtgggggaaggagggggagaaagGGATGGGAAGGGGCCGGGGGAGGGGAGCGCAGCACAGGCCTTTttgtctgctctgatcttcatggCCTGAGGAAAAGAGCTGCTCCGAGACCTGTGGAGGCCCCGTGGGACAGAGGATGTTTCAGAGAACACCCGGGTAACCTGCCTCCCGCTCCAGCCCCGAATGACACGGCACTAGGCCCTGTGCGGCCAGAGTCACCCCGGAAAGGTGGGGGCTCACAGCCCCGGCCTGGTCGGCCGCACAGTCCATCCATTCTTACTTGAGCCTTCTCTGCTTCCAGAGGCTGCCCTGGGCGCCTGACCCCAGAGCCATCATCTCTGGCTCCCCAACCGGTCCCCCACAGCCCGGGGCAGGCACCAGCCTGGGGGAGGGTCTCCATGCTCAGTTCCCTCCCCTCTGGTTTGGAGAGACACTGCCTGCCCACGTGCAGTGAGCGGAATCTGAGACCCTGCCAGGGGCCCCATGACACGCCCCCGATGCACAGAGCATGCGATCCCAGAGGCCACCCTGGGCTCTTCCAGAAAGCAGTAGGCCCCAGGATATTCCCCACCCAGGGTGACTGGTGGCAACGCCGTGCCTATCCCTGCTGTCCCCGGGTGGGTGCGGGGATCAGGAGCTCCAGAAGGGCAGCCAGGCATCCTCTGGGACTGGCCATCTGCCCCACTGCTGCTGCAGAGCTGGCCAGAGCTGCCATTCCCTCCATGGGGCCTGAAGACAGTGCCAAGTGCCTGCACCGTGGGCCGGAGCCGAGCCCCGAGGAGCACCGTGGCCCCCACACTCTGTGCTGCCCTGTCCTGGGCCTGGACACCTTCAGAGCCTGGGACCACGTGGATGGGCAGATTCTGGGCCAGCTTCGGCCCCTGGCAgcggaggaagaggaggatggcGCCGGGGCCACCTCGCCCAGGGGTCCTGCCTTCCCCGGCATGGGCTCTGAGGAGCTGCGTCTGGCCTCCTTCTATGACTGGCCACTGACCGCTGGGGTGCCGCCCGAGCTGCTGGCCGCTGCCGGCTTCTTCCACACAGGTCAGTCCTGGGGTATGGGGCTTTCCTGCTGAGGCCCTGGGCATGATTCTGGACTCTTCCAGCCCAGGGTTCTGCCTCCTTCGTGGCACCCATACCCTAGAGGGAAGGGTCCGGCCTGATGACTGAATGGTCTTGTAAGCCCCTTCAGTGGCCATGTCCTGGTGCCTGACACTTTCCCCCAGAGTCTCTGCTGGCCTAGTTGTTAGACTGTGGGACAGGAGGAGGGGCTGCCTCTGGCCACAGTCTGGGAGTCTCAGCTGTGGAGGCTGCTACCTGGGCGTGCAAGTACCCCTTTGTGATATAAGTGGGAGGGGCTGACATTGCCTGGGGCCCTCACCTTCCCCCCACCGCTGGTCTGCATGGGGTGAGATGTTTAAGGAACAGATCAGGGTGACCGAGGCAGGCAGTGCTCAGCTGCGAGGTCCTGGCCACTCAGTCTGTGGGGAATTTCTCCAGGCCCCAGCCCACAGCCACTGTCTGGTCTTCCCCGACGGAACCAAGCGCCCAGAGCCCCTATCTTAGTCTTGGCCTGGGCCTGCTCCTCGGCCCTACATCTGGGACCACGTGGTCAGACCTGAGTTCAGGTCTTAGCTCTGCCCCTTCCTGGCTGAGGGACAAGTACTGGCACAGCCTTGGTCATCGTCAGCAATGGGCTCTGGGGGGCACCGTCCTGGGAAGGCCAGACCAACATgagacagctgggggtggggaccGTGGCTGAGACAGTCAGGAGCCTCATCGTGAAGGGGCCGGCCCAGCTCACCCACCTCCCCGGAGGTCCAAGGCTCAGCAGGCGAAGGCCGGGCCGAAGGTATAGCAGCTGCAGAGCAGGGCTCTTTGGGGGTCCAGAGGTCCAGCGCCTGCTGCAGCCCAGACCTGTGATGGCAGTGCCAGGTGACATATCCCATGTCTGCCATGAGGGGATGGAGCTGCCAGGAGGTAGAGCAGTGAGGGGTTTCCCACCCCCAAAGGAAGGCATGAGTTCCTAAAACCAAGCCTGGCACCAGATTGGCCTTCTAGGGTAGCCGCCCCCTTCTGCTCACTTGTAATCCATTCTGGGAAGCAGAGACCTGGGGAGGGGCCCTTCTGACTCCCGAAGCCCCAGGGCTATAGATGTGCCAGGCCTTGGGGGGCCCCCACCGCTCACTCTGTGGACAATGCAAATGCCAGCTCAGTCCTTTCCTGAACCTTCTCACCCGTCCTGCCTGGCACCCAGACAGTCTTGTCCCCTTCACTTTTGATGCAAATGGTGTGCATGTGACATCACCCGCCAAGCCCCTGCCCACCCCTCCTCCCTGATACGACCTGGGagctccccacccctccaccccaaGCTCTCATAACCTTGGAAGGACGAAGCGGGGGTcctggggctgggtggggccTGGCTAGTGCCAGTATCTCTGTCACAACCCAGGCCAACAGGACAAGGTGAGGTGCTTCTTCTGCTATGGGGGCCTGCAGAGCTGGAAGTGCGGGGACGATCCCTGGACAGAGCATGCCAAATGGTTCCCCAGGTACTGGCTGCTCCCGGCACCCTGGGTCTGATCACGGGTCATGGTGGGCCCCGAAGGGCTCTGTCAACCCAACCCCAGGCCTGCTTTGCCTCCCTGGCCCCACAGGGCACTGGGAAGGCCCCTCTGTGGATGGTGCTTCTGCCCGGCAGGTACCCACTTTTCCTGTGAGGGCCCCTTTTGGGAAGGGCTGCTGAGGGCAGAAATTCCTCTCCCACGGAAATACCCTGAAGGCCCACGAGGCGTCTCCAAAGCAGCCCCCCCAGCCCATGCCCACAGGCACTGCAGGGCAGTGGGAGGAGGGGCCCAACCCTGGCCCCAGGGGCTCTGAGGGCTGAAGCTGACAGGAGGCTCGTAGCCCCAGCCTACATCTGGGGGCATCTGCAGGTGTCAGTTCCTGCTCCAGTCTAAAGGGAGAGACTTTGTCCACAGTGTGCAGGAGGCTCACTCCCAGCTGCTGGGCTCCTGGGTGAGCGCCACCTCTCCTCGGGGCTCCGGGAGGCAATGGGGTCCGGCCCCTCCTGTTTCCCCAAGGCACCAACATTCTCTGGCTCCTTCCAGGACCCGTGGGAAGAACCAGAAGACGCAGCCCCTGTGGCCCCCTCGGGTGAGAGCCGACACCACCCTGGCTGCCTCCTCGGGCACCCGCAGCCTGTGCTTGGCCAAAGCTACTGGGTGTCCCCACCCTGCCAGACAGCAAGGACAGTGATGGGCATGACTGGGTGTGAGGTGCCACCAGGGTTGACCTCATGGGGGCTGTGCCATGAGGATGGGGATGGGGCAGCAGGGGCCTCCCGCCAATGCCAGGCCCTAACTCTGCTTTCCCCCAGCTCACCCCTTGGCACAGCCCATTGCCGCCTGCCACAGCACCCCcaacagtgcccagcacacagcgGCCACAGCCACTGCCAGAGGGGCTGGATGTGCAGAGGGCCTTGGACAAGGGCCAGGCTCTCTGGCAGcccctccaggaagcctctgGATTCTGCTCTGCTGTGGGAGGGGTGGGAAGTGGTGTGGGAGCAGGGGGACTCTGAAGCCCCTCCGCTCCTGGCCAGAACTGGACGCCACAAGCTGTGGATCTGTCTTCGAGTCAGCCCGGCTTTCCCCTTGGGAGCAAGACCTCAAATCCATGCTAACTGTCCACAGCCCCTGCCCCTAGGGACCCAGAGCTGCCCATGCCCAGAAGAGAAGTCCAGTCTGAGGGCACCCAGGAGCCAGGTACAGGCCCAGGACTccccagggtggggctgggccaGGGGAGGGCTGATGGCACCGGGGGTGCTGGGTGATGCCCACCTTCCACAGCCCATAGAGGGTGGGGGCCAGGGCTAGGGTGCATTCAAAGGTCTATCTCCTAGGAGGAGCCAGTCCAACCCAGGCCCGGCGGGCATGGTGGGTCCTGGAGCCCCCGGGGGCCAGGGACATGGAGGAGCAGCTGAGGCAGCTGCAGGAGGAGAGGACGTGCAAGGTGTGCCTGGACCACGCCGTGTCCATCGTCTTCGTGCCCTGCGGCCACCTGGTCTGTGCCACATGCGCCTCCAGCCTGCAGCTGTGCCCCATCTGCCGGGCGCCAGTCCAAGGCCGCGTCCGAACCTTCCTGTCCTAGGCCAGGTGAGCGCCCAGCGCCCACAAAGCCAGCCCTCCTGTGGAGCAGCCCTGAGTCGGCGAGCCCCACCCGCCCGAACCCACAGAGTGGCCCTGAGCCAGCGAGCCCTGTCCGCCCGAACCCATGCAGACCCTTCCCCGGTGGCAGAGACAGCTGGTCCttcccctgccccgccccccgcGCCCCACTGTCAGCGCCTATTAATCTTACTACCTCCCTTGACGCTGAGGTTCCAGCAGGTCCTTCTCAGCACCTTGCCCTGGTGGCCACACAGAGCTGCCTGCCTGTATTAACTGACGCCTGCTGGCTCCCCTCAGCCTTGATTTTCCTCAGTGGTAAAGGGAAGCCGGCTTTGGGGGCGTTTGGGGAACAGGGTGGGCCAGGTCAGGCTTACACAAGCCAGGCACTGGCCTGGCCTCAATCCGGGGTGCAAGCCTGGAGGAAGCGCCTGCATGAGAAGGGGACGTGTGAACCCCAGTTCCTAGAGAAGTGGGTGGGATGCCCCATGCCGGCCAAGGGACAGCTGCTGTGACGGCCTCAGGGCTCTCCAAGGCCTCTGTAGTTAGTCTGGGATGTGTCTGAAGATCTTCTGGTGGGGGACAGAGGTTGGGCGGGGAACTCTGGGACCTGAGGCCCTTGGCTCTCTAGGCCCCGTCGGGAGCCACGATTCACCCACCCCTCCTCTCGCTCTAGGTGCCATGGTCGTCCAGGGGGGCTGCAGGGTGGGCCTTCTACCCCTTCTGCCTGTCCTGCACTGTGTTCTGGGCCTGCTGAGGATGGCAGGGCTGGGGCCCGCCTAGCACCAACCAACCCGATTCCCCCACCACAGCCCAGGGTGGAGAAACGAGCCCTGCTGGGCATGGGGGCGGCTTTTCTGCCCGTTTGGATGCTTCTGAATATAAATAAAGTGGGTTTTCCCTGGATATACTCAGCAGCCTGTCCCACCACTAGCTgcctccctgcccaccccacccctgacACAGGTCACCGCCTCTCCAGGCGGCTCCCCAAACTCCCCTCACTCCCTCGGACACCCCTTCTGGGCCCCTCACCTCCTGCCCCTTGCACTTACTCTCCATATGTTAATGACTGTTGGAATAAGCAGGCCTCAGGCCCCACCTGAGACTGTACCCCTAACTATTCCCCAAGCTCAGCATCTTCCAGAGGGTGATCGAGGCCAGGTTCCTGTTTATTTACCAACTTGGTGATACCTGGGGATCCTCTGGGACCATCTACCCAAGACCCCTCTTTACAAGGGTGCTACCCACCCATTACCACCACGTGCCCTGCCCTGGGTGGTGAGGCCTGGCTCTGCCGTTCCTGGTCAAGCCTGGCCCCCACCCCTGGGCTCCATCAGCCTCAGctcctgggtggggtgggggtttggcAGGCACAAGTTCAGGGCTGGGGTTCCCTCCATCTTCAGTTGGGGCCCTCGCTGCTTCAGGGGTCTCAGGGCTCATGTTGGCCTCCTGGGGGCTGCGCTGTTCCCACCTCGCTGTCCCCTAGTAGCGGTGAGTGCAGCCCGAGGGTCCAGTGGCCCCAGGTGGGCACCTGAGGGAGGGGCTCCTCGGTGAGACTACGGCCTGGGGACAGAGCTGTGGCCCCCATGCTGCCAGAGGAGATGGGCATGTGGGgctctgccttttcttttgtaagttttctttgattttagaGAAAGGAAATTTCAAACTCTCCCGAAGCTGCAGCCAGCCCTGGTGTTGCCCTGCCACCTGGCTGGTTGAACCCAGGGCAGGTGCTGCCAGCCACCTGGGAGGTGCTGGGTGGGGTGTGCCCCAAGGCTTGGGGGCCCCTGTCACTGTCCTGTCACTCCAGCCGAGGCTCGAGGCCGCAGGAGCAAGATCAGCTGTTTCATGACTTACGCAGGCCTATGGGCACAAGGTCAGAGAACACCTGGGGACAGAGGGCTGGGGTGGCCACTGGAGGCTGCCGTCCCCTCCCCTTGAGAACCTGAAATGGAAAAGTCCAAGCAGTGGGTGGCTTCAGGCCTTTGG
Encoded here:
- the BIRC7 gene encoding baculoviral IAP repeat-containing protein 7, translating into MGPEDSAKCLHRGPEPSPEEHRGPHTLCCPVLGLDTFRAWDHVDGQILGQLRPLAAEEEEDGAGATSPRGPAFPGMGSEELRLASFYDWPLTAGVPPELLAAAGFFHTGQQDKVRCFFCYGGLQSWKCGDDPWTEHAKWFPRCQFLLQSKGRDFVHSVQEAHSQLLGSWDPWEEPEDAAPVAPSAPAPRDPELPMPRREVQSEGTQEPGGASPTQARRAWWVLEPPGARDMEEQLRQLQEERTCKVCLDHAVSIVFVPCGHLVCATCASSLQLCPICRAPVQGRVRTFLS